The Gracilinanus agilis isolate LMUSP501 unplaced genomic scaffold, AgileGrace unplaced_scaffold49930, whole genome shotgun sequence genomic interval TCTGGCTCCCCAGTGCCTGGTCCGTCGAGGGGGATTCATGCAGCACCAGGCCAGGCTCATGGAGCCACAATGCTGGCCTCGGGGTATTGAGGCTCATCTTCACCCCGTGATGGCCAGGAGAACGGCAGCCCAGCCTGCAGAGCCCCTTAACGTTGATAATCGTCCTCTGGACATCCCAGGGGAAGCACTTTGAGGGGATCCGACCTGTTATTGTCTGACGTCAAACTGTGGGAAACTCCCCGTGTGGAAACATCCTCCTCTTTTGCAGATTGTACCTCGTCTGGACGTTACCGTCTCTTTCCCCCCCCCTAAAACCTGACTTtgcatcttaaaatcaatactggctatgggttccaaggcagtgaggcttaagtgacttgcccagggtcacacagctagaattgaacccaggacctcctgtctgtaggcctggctcttaatccactgagccatctagttgaccccaaatcttatttttcaaaaattgaaGGAAGTGCAGTTAGGGTTAGTGAAGCAAAGAGGGAAGGTTTTTCCCCACTCTGGGTTCAGGGAACCCCTGAAAAGGTTTCCTTAGGGTCCAGCTAAAACCCTGACCTAGGCAGGAGGGGACAGAAAATTAAGCTGATAGAATCTGAGGCCGTGGAGCGGTATGGCGAGCGCCAGCGTTTGCTTTTGCTGCCCAGGAGCCTCGGAGGGCCTGTAGCATCCCTCTGAGGgcctcctccctctttctgggtctctctttctttctctctgtctgtctctttgtctctctccctctctccttccctctgtctctgcccCTCCGggctctctgtatctctgtctctgtctctagaTCCTGTGGATCATCCCCCAGAAGGCCGTGCGCTGGGTGCTGGTCATGGTTGCCCTGGGCCTCTCGGGCTCCGTCCTGGTGATGACGTTCTGGCCGGCGGTCCGGGACGATAACCGGAGGGTTGCCGTCGCCACCATCGTGACCATCATCGTGCTGCACACGCTCCTGTCTGTGGGCTGCTTGGTAAGGGCTCCTCTGCGGTTGCCGTGGTTACCAGGCATCAGCATCCCTGGATCCCGCGAGCCTGCTGTGGGCTCCTGCTCGAGCCGGGTGGGGGAGCCGGATGGGGGAGCCGGCCTCGGGCACTCGGCTTCTCAGTGGGCGTCCTTCCGGGGAGGCTTGGCCGGGCATCTCCCGGGCCCGAGTTCGAGGAGGCAGATTTCTGCCCATCTCCCTGGGAGCTCGTTATTCTGGAACGCCCCATCCCGGAGGGCTGCAGAGGGAGGCCGGGCGGCCCTGTGTCGGCTACGTCCTAGTGGGGGTCGACGTGCCGGACATGGGCAGCGAGGGGCAGCGATGGCGGGGCCCGAGCTCTCCTTCCTGCCTGCCCGGTGCTTACGGACCGGCTGCTAAACAAATCCAGACGACCCTGGTCTGCGCGGCGAGCTGTGCGGTGCTGCAGGGGAAGGCTTGATTTGGCggcaggagacctgggtttgaatcctggctctgcttgTGCTCTCTGGGGGGCTCCGGGCCCCAGGCTTGGGGATCCAGAGACCTGGGATGGGTTTGGGGTTCAGGGGCGCCTGTGCTCCGGGAGGGAATCTGAGGAGAGCGctttataaatgataataatgatagtgATGGCCTCTCCCACGGGCCAGGCAAGGACCTGGGCCTTTGGGCGCAGTTAtctgccccattttacagatggggaaaccgagacagacaaggttaagtgactttcccagggtcacacagctagccaggATTGAGGACAGAGTTGATCTCTGTTGTTCTGACTGCAGGCCGGCCCTCGAGCGGCCTCcgattcttctttccttcatcatTGAGAAATATCCCAAGGAAGCCTCCTCCTTTGCAGGCCTACTTCTTTGATGCCCCGGAGCTAGATTATGCCCCCACGGTGAGCCCGGCCCCTTCTCCGAAGCAGATGGCCACCACGGTCTAGGCCATGTGAAGAGGCCCCCGGCTGGGCGATGAGGACCGTAAGTGTGAGAGAGCCCAGACAGCTTGTGGTCCACTAGGAACTCGGCATCCCCCTGGCCATCTCTAGCCCTTTTATCTCTTCAGGAGGGAATGACTGGGACACGGAGCCACTGCTGATTGGGGCTGGGAGCGGGAGTAGAGGGGGTGGCGAGGCTGAAGGGTTCGGTTCTGGCCTTGGCTTTGGTACCTCACCAGAGGCACCTTGTCTTCTGGGCCCAGGGGCTCGGTGGATTCAGGTTCTAGCATGGGGCCAGTCCCTTGGCTGAGGTTCAGGCCAAGGGGAATTCCTTTGCTCTTGGGAAAGGAGGGATTGAGCATTTATGGAGCATCACCTGTATGCAGGCCGAGAGCTTTCCTGATAGGAGCACCACGAGGGTGCCGGGCAGACTCCTCCCTTCGCATCATCTCTTCCATCCTCTTCCTCACTGTCCTCTTGCGCTCCCCCCAGACCTTCCCTCTCCTGCTCTTCCTGCTCTGGCTGTATCCAGGTTATCTTCCTCTCAGCCCCACGGTGCAGCTGCTTGAACCTGAGGGCCCCAGAGAGCTGAGGAGGGGTCCTGGGGCCCCAGTCTAGGCCGCTCCACTGTCTGCTTCAGAAGCTCCAGAGCTTCTGAGTAAACCCCAGGATAAAATGAAACTTCCTTTTGGCCCCTAGCGTCCCTCACAACTTGGCT includes:
- the LOC123255672 gene encoding protein YIPF1-like — its product is MSGWDGPAWRHEACGQSVTWLCVSPVSIAATAIYAYAWLVPLGLWGFLLWRNSKVMSIVSYSFLEIVCVYGYSLFIYIPTAILWIIPQKAVRWVLVMVALGLSGSVLVMTFWPAVRDDNRRVAVATIVTIIVLHTLLSVGCLAYFFDAPELDYAPTVSPAPSPKQMATTV